The genomic window acatacacatcatggcttgtaacccgtaatggatttttcctccagaaacttgtccaatccccttttaaaggcatccaggccagacgccatcaccacatcctgtggcaaggagttccacagaccaaccgcacgctgagtaaagaaagataCTTCTCTCTAAGTCTGGGAAGATCTCAAGCTATTCTGCACGGAGAATTCTCAGCACTTTCAgaacacagtccccaggatttAGCTTATTGTTGGTTTCAAACACgtttcttctgtctctcccttctcCAGAGGCAGAACACAACAGAGAGACATTCAAATGTTTAAACACAACTAACACGCACATTTGATATAACCAGCGGCATGAGGCAGTCAGCTTCAGTCATCATCTGCCCAGCTGAAAACCCCGGAAGTAGTCAACTTGACATGTCTTGTATCTTGTCTTTTCAGGACTCTGACTTTGCCTGAAGATATTTGCTCCTCTAGCCCCTTCACAGAGCCATCAGAGCACTTCAGCACTGCTGGCAGCAGACTGTAGACTCGCCTCCTCAATGTTGTGGGAGACGGAGAGGAAGAGGTTAATCCAGGGTTTCACTTGTGGCTTGATCGCTGAGTTGGTGAGCTCACTCAGTCCTTcctggtttggggagggggggagtgagagGGACCATTTGGTTAAGAAAACTACCAAGTACTGTGACCAGTTCTACAGGTAAAACTAgtgatgcaaacacacacacgcgcgcgcgcgcacacacacacacacacactcctcaagGAAGAGGGAAGCAGTTTTTGCAAAATGTTTCAACAGAGCTCATGGTGCCTCTGGCTCAGGAAGTTGTTTATTGTGATTTAGGAATACTGGGCTGCAATCTAGAGGCAATCCACAGCATCTGCAATGAACTACTGGTTGAGGCAGTCTTTGCTGAGGAGGCACAAGACCTGAAGCAGTGGCCTCTGGAAGAGACAGAAAGTGTATGCTGCTCACCATCCTCACAGGGACAGTGAAGGGGCCACATGAGCTTTGAAGCGAGTTGAGACATTGAGGAGTGGGGACAGTGGGCCATAACAGtgcttactgatgtcacttcctgcttaatgatgtcacttctggccctcagcaggcaccatgaatgctaactttggccctctgtatgaaacaagtctgacatCCCTGTGCTAGGGGCTGCTGCATTGCAAGCTCTTATTCCCTTCCCTTCTCCGGCCTGCTTGCTTGGAGTCTGACAGGACTCCTGGGGatttcccatcttccttttctcttGTTGCTGCTCCACCATTACCGGCCCTTGACAATGGGAAGCACCACACACAAAGCCTTCTCCTCTACTTGGAACTCCTTTCCAATGGTTGTGAAGTAGACCTATGCAATGGCAAGAgtttgggaggagggggagaaaaggagggtgCCTTTTCCTTAAAAGCTGTCTGAACTGTGCACAAGTGAGGGGGTTCCTTTTGCCAGCAGCACTACGACCAGACCTTAAGTGGGACATCTCCAGAGACAAACACAAAGGAAGCAGCCCTATGCTTGGTGGGTCTATGAATTTTATGAACACTTGCATAAAGGAGGGACAAGGAAGGACAGCAAAGGAAGCCAAAGTCAGCTTCTCCCCCCTTGGGATTTGGAGAGTGCAGCATTTCCTGTCTGCCCACACAGCACTTTTCAAGTATAGTTTTGGAGCTACAAGGGCCAGCAACCtgctgtttgctttttttaaaccaaagtCGATGTCCTCAAGAAGCTGAATTCTGTATTCACTGAGACATTCTGGGTTTTACCAGCAGAGTTGTGGCCTGCACATTGCCTGGCAGGCAACTGAACCTTCACTGTGGTGTTTGCAGGGCCTGTGTTCACTGGCCTTGCCACCAGAACCATACCTGTGCCGACTGCAAAGCCACGTTGCCCAACTGTAAGATGACATTAGATCTCTTGGAGCAGCAGCCAAGCAGACTCCTTGTGGCTCCCCATCAATGAACAGCAGAGCTTCCCTGCTCAGCCAGGCAACTTAAGGCAACCCCGGATGTTTTTCTTCTCTGCAGAGCATCATGTGACACTAGGTAAGGGTCAAGCCTCACAACATACCTTACCTGCAACAGGTCTCGAAATTTGTTGGACACAGCAGCCATATCAGAGAGGCAGCTGTCAATCTTGGCTTGTGCTTGTTCGCCCCCAAATCCCTGGCTCAGCATCTTTGAGCAATCATTCTGCAGGGAAAACACAAAGCCAGCAACAATGGAGACTCACTCACAGGAGCTGCTCTCTGAACAGAAAGACGTCAGTTTTAGAGTCACAGAAGATGCCTTGGAGGCCATCTATTCCAACCTCCTGCACTTAGCGCAGGGTTGCTGCTGCCCCACACTGCTGGGACCAGGCAGGCTAGACACATTTCACACTATCAAGCAAAGCTCTCgggctagaccagccattttcaaccactgtgccttggcacactggtgtgccacaagtggtccacaggtgtgccactggaatttgggggaaggccatttattagtaaggccaatggggatgtaagccccccactgacagcatggtgtgctttgtcagttgcaaaaaacctgatggtgtgccttgacaattttaatgccttgtcagtgtgccatgagatgaaaaaggttgaaaatcgctgggctagACAAAGTGTTTCTATTACAGGAAGGTTGATTTGAGTCAAGCAAACTGGCAGCCTATGCAGAGCCAGAGAACATAAGCAGCATGGAAAGGCCTTTGGAATCAGCAGTGAAATATCTGTAAATGGTACCTCCAGAGTCTTCTTCAGAGTCTTGATGTTTTCGCTGCAGACCTTATTCAGTGTCACCTGAAAGGAGTAAGGGAGAAGGAGAACTGGAATCAGGTTCACAGCCCTGGAGGATTTTTAAGCAGAAGCTACCTTGAAGGCAACATAAGGATGGAAGTAGAGAAGGCGACAAACTTGAGGCAGAAACGCTCCCAAAATTCTCCACTAGCAAACCAGGCCCTAGTTGCCCACCCCAAACTCTTCAAAGAGAACCTGTTTGCTAGAGGGAGTGGACCCAAAGACCTGGTGGGTGACAACTGCTCAACGAGAAGggctgggagagagagaagcatgcaCAGTCCTTGAAGGAAAGAAAGGAGCAAGGCTGGAAATATCTTAGCTGCCCAGACACCAAGGCCTAGGAGTGAGTTTTGCCAGTTTCAGGGGAGTTGCTGATCTAATTGTGAgcgagacagagagagaaaagacTTACCAGAAAAGACTGTTTGGCTTCATCTGTGCTTTCAATGCCTTTGGTGTCAAACTTGCCCTGCTGAAGGCTGCTATGCATGATGCTGACTGCGCTGGTGACACCTCTCTGGAAGTCCTGGAAGGTGGTAGCTGGAAAGCCCATCTTGAGCTTGTTGCACAGGACTTCCCTGAGAAGAGGGGAGAAGGTGCCAAGAGGCCAACAAGCACAAAAGTGGCATATTCAGCCTACGAGACCCAGCCCATCCCATCCTTATCTACACGCCTCACACCTGACAAACAACTGAAGCAATATGCTCCTCCCCAAGGTGCTCAGGGCTGCGCAGGGCAGACAAACTTTTCTAAATTCCTTCTGAAATCTCATGCGCTGTACGTCCTGCTCTTTTGGCACAAGTGCTTTCTCAAGATGCTTGTCCATTTTCTCCCTTCACATCCACCAGTCCCAAGAGCAGCTATTCCTTGAGTCCCCATCACATCATCCCTCCACGTGCAGTTTCTGGTTACAGAGCTGGACCTCTGTATTAGGAATACATCAGGCCAGGCTGCACAGAGATAGTTGAGTTGCATTTTTGGAGAAGAACAGAACAAGAAGGGGCATCACCCAcacacctgccccactgtcacaCCAAGTGGGATATTCCTTTTCAACAGCAAGGGGAACTCTATGGAGACTCTCTCCTGCCCCAGCCCCACCGTTGACTACTTCAAGGCGGTTTTCTCCGTGCCTGCCACTGACACCAGAAGTGAGTTGAGGGCGGAATGGAAGGAGCTATCAGAGCCACCGCTGTTTCACTTACTGTTAAGAGTGGATTGCACACTCACCCCTCTGCTTCACACACAAACTCATGAAGAGGATTGCCTCAGCTGCCATCACATCTGACCCCTCTTGCAAAGTCTGGAATCTTTCATTGCATCACTTTGAAGATAGTGAAGATGGCAGATATGGACTATgggaaacagcccaatcccatccttgtGATATGATGGTGGATCTTGTGGCCTGCCATTGTAATGCTGGGCTGCCATCACCTAAGCTGCTCTGAGAGTCAGTGGCTCACTGCCAACAGGGTGGAAGCCAGTAGAGCCATGCACGATCAGTAGTGGGCAGAAGActggctgctggagcaggtaaggtgatggCAGGAGCAGATTAGGACAAGGATCAGGCCAGACTGGGAGCAGCAGTGTGTCCAGGAGATCTGGACTCCCTGTCCCAGGCCAGACACACACCCCTTGGACCCAAtaaatttgcaccagcaaaatagctggtgtaaatctgagtacACCCATTGAGGACCAGAGAGTGGCAGAGGTGATAAGTAAATGATTTCTTTACTTACTTGTCCTTGCTAGGCTGGTcaccatctagcccagcatacAGTGCAGGCTGCATCTTGCTAGGCTGgccaaggacaggattgggcccttggcaaGTGATATAAGGGGGAGGGAGGTTCACAGAAAGCCACAAGAAGTTGAGAAGCAGACATAGCAGCTCTAGCTTCCTCCACACATCACACACCTGAAGTCTGACTCCAGCTCCGTGACGGAATGGTTGATCATTGCACAAAGACAGTCAATGCTGGAGCTGGAAAGGGCCCTCCCAATGCATTTCTTCACTATGTAGAAGACGTCATCCACCATGCTGGAGGTCAGCTGAGCCTTTTCACATGTGTCCATAGCAACAGCCTGCCAAGAAGTCGAGACATGACCATGACTCATCAAAGAGGGTCGGCATTACCATTCATGAGGAGTTTGCCCACTTTGCAAAGCTaccaaagcaggcaggcagcccttcCATTCTCCCACCCAAGGAagtctacttccagttttctgcaaACTGTGCCTCTCCtgacaatgggggtggggggaggctccTCCATGGGGAACCTTAAAGGGGTCTTGCATGACTACAACAACCTGCTCTGGTGCTCGCATGGCTGCAGGATTCTAGAAGCCTCAgaagaggggaggcagagggctCCTTCCTACAGGAGCCTTCAGAGCCAGGCTTTGTGTGGGCTAGCTGAAAATATGGAGAAGCACAGCAGGCTGGTTGCTGACTCCTAAGACAGCTGAACGCCACTCCAAATGATACTGCCCACAGCCGCTTCCCGCCCCCCCAAGGGAAGAGAGAACCCAACTCCAGGAAGCCAGCCTTACCTTGTTGACAGTCTCTCTCATGAAGTACTCTTCCATGGTGATATAGCAGCCGATCAGCTCCTGCATGGTTCGGCTCAGTAAGCAGTTGTGGAGCAGCTTGTCCAGGCACTTCTGATACTCTGTGGAATACATCCAAGAATTAGGCTATGGAGGAAGCAATGGCACCCAAAGG from Tiliqua scincoides isolate rTilSci1 chromosome 9, rTilSci1.hap2, whole genome shotgun sequence includes these protein-coding regions:
- the LOC136660687 gene encoding conserved oligomeric Golgi complex subunit 4-like, translated to MPGIRFPQELEHRAFRGKVEWKQLSSMSFCEDWMELDPVLTEVTLMNARSELYLRFIRRCVVSDFEVGDAIASKEVKQEYQKCLDKLLHNCLLSRTMQELIGCYITMEEYFMRETVNKAVAMDTCEKAQLTSSMVDDVFYIVKKCIGRALSSSSIDCLCAMINHSVTELESDFREVLCNKLKMGFPATTFQDFQRGVTSAVSIMHSSLQQGKFDTKGIESTDEAKQSFLVTLNKVCSENIKTLKKTLENDCSKMLSQGFGGEQAQAKIDSCLSDMAAVSNKFRDLLQEGLSELTNSAIKPQVKPWINLFLSVSHNIEEASLQSAASSAEVL